One window of Vicia villosa cultivar HV-30 ecotype Madison, WI unplaced genomic scaffold, Vvil1.0 ctg.000455F_1_1, whole genome shotgun sequence genomic DNA carries:
- the LOC131628433 gene encoding pectinesterase inhibitor 12-like, whose product MRFLTYIIISILFLSQYTNGSKSNLIVRSCREASKNDPNLSYDFCVTSLYESACKEKLHPKKLEDLVSMSIQLTKSNGTNIISIISHDLQNQTHGEYVKACLKDCFDLYNDSLESLDNAMVAFNTSKDLDTANINVSAALDDSVTCEDQFKERKEENETSPLTQENHVYFQLNVISLSFIQMIRQRY is encoded by the coding sequence ATGAGATTCCTCACATACATAATAATTTCCATTCTCTTTCTTTCTCAATACACAAATGGCTCGAAGTCGAACCTTATCGTTCGATCTTGTAGAGAAGCCTCCAAGAATGACCCGAATTTGAGCTATGATTTCTGCGTTACATCCCTATATGAATCTGCTTGCAAGGAAAAACTACATCCGAAAAAACTAGAAGATCTCGTGAGCATGTCAATTCAACTAACCAAGTCCAATGGaacaaacatcatttccataatttcACATGACTTGCAAAACCAAACTCATGGCGAATATGTGAAGGCTTGTTTAAAAGATTGTTTTGATCTTTACAATGATTCCCTTGAATCTTTAGATAATGCTATGGTTGCTTTCAATACGTCCAAGGACTTGGACACGGCGAATATCAACGTGAGCGCCGCCTTGGATGATTCGGTTACATGTGAAGATCAGTTCAAAGAAAGGAAAGAGGAAAATGAAACTTCTCCTTTAACACAAGAGAATCATGTTTACTTTCAACTCAATgtaatatctttatcttttattcaaaTGATTCGTCAACGATACTAG